A region of Malaciobacter marinus DNA encodes the following proteins:
- a CDS encoding NADH-ubiquinone oxidoreductase subunit E family protein, translating to MKRFDLRLLKDNFYDRMLELMKNDIKDGENAIFLFEIGDFSAVQKSADLIYENGYTLMNSIKFNEVDWTIVVKKVQPEKKEIETKEEE from the coding sequence ATGAAAAGATTTGACTTAAGATTACTAAAAGATAACTTTTATGACAGAATGTTAGAACTAATGAAAAATGATATAAAAGATGGAGAAAATGCTATTTTCTTATTTGAAATAGGAGATTTCTCAGCTGTTCAAAAAAGTGCAGATTTAATATATGAAAATGGCTATACACTTATGAATTCTATTAAGTTTAATGAAGTTGATTGGACAATAGTAGTAAAAAAAGTGCAACCTGAAAAAAAAGAGATAGAAACCAAAGAAGAAGAGTAA